One Phaseolus vulgaris cultivar G19833 chromosome 2, P. vulgaris v2.0, whole genome shotgun sequence DNA window includes the following coding sequences:
- the LOC137811866 gene encoding protein EXORDIUM-like 2, which produces MPSNYNAAIAFSAVLTLLLFPLLTVGELVQEQPLVLKYHNGQLLKGRITVNLIWYGSFTPIQRSVIVDFINSLSKAPNAALPSTATWWKTTENYKGGSSALVVGSQILHPAYTLGKSLEGKHLLALASKFNQLNSITVVLTGKDVAVKGFCMSRCGTHGSTRGVQNATRTAYIWVGNSETQCPGQCAWPFHQPIYGPQTPPLVAPNGDVGVDGMIINLATLLAGTVTNPFNNGYFQGPPTAPLEAVSACPGVFGSGSYPGYPGRVLVDKVTGASYNAHGVNGRRYLVPAMWDPQSLTCKTLV; this is translated from the coding sequence ATGCCTTCTAATTACAACGCTGCCATCGCCTTCTCTGCAGTGCTCACGCTGCTCCTCTTCCCCTTACTAACTGTAGGGGAGCTTGTACAGGAGCAGCCACTTGTGCTCAAGTACCACAACGGCCAGCTCCTCAAGGGCCGCATCACCGTCAATCTCATCTGGTACGGCAGCTTCACCCCGATCCAACGTTCCGTAATCGTCGACTTCATAAACTCGCTAAGCAAAGCGCCTAACGCGGCGCTTCCCTCCACTGCCACGTGGTGGAAAACCACGGAGAACTACAAGGGGGGATCCTCTGCGCTGGTCGTAGGGAGCCAGATTCTGCACCCGGCTTACACGCTCGGGAAAAGCCTCGAGGGAAAACACCTGCTCGCGCTCGCCTCCAAGTTCAATCAACTCAACTCGATAACGGTCGTCTTAACGGGTAAAGACGTCGCCGTCAAGGGTTTCTGCATGAGCCGCTGTGGGACCCACGGCTCTACCCGCGGCGTCCAAAACGCTACCCGCACCGCTTATATATGGGTCGGAAACTCCGAAACACAGTGCCCCGGGCAATGCGCGTGGCCCTTCCACCAGCCGATTTACGGACCCCAAACGCCGCCATTAGTAGCGCCTAACGGCGACGTTGGCGTTGACGGAATGATAATTAATTTGGCCACCCTTCTTGCTGGGACTGTCACGAACCCTTTCAATAACGGTTACTTCCAGGGCCCCCCGACGGCGCCATTGGAGGCTGTTTCGGCTTGCCCGGGGGTTTTTGGAAGCGGGTCGTATCCTGGATATCCGGGTCGGGTCCTGGTGGATAAGGTAACCGGGGCGAGCTACAATGCGCATGGTGTGAATGGGAGGAGGTACCTCGTGCCAGCGATGTGGGACCCGCAGAGTTTGACATGCAAGACCCTCGTGTGA
- the LOC137811867 gene encoding polyadenylate-binding protein 2-like isoform X1: MENDDVEMLGSDSNEAGLELDGMKKRLKEMEDEASALREMQAKVEKEMGSVQAPAPAASSQNNKEEVDSRSVFVGNVDYSCTPEEVQQHFQSCGTVNRVTIRTDKFGQPKGYAYIEFLEVQAVQEALLLNESELHGRQLKVTAKRTNIPGMKQYRPRRPNPYQGFRGRAPYAPPFAYAPFGYGKVPRFRMGMRYSPYY, translated from the exons ATGGAAAACGACGACGTTGAAATGCTCGGTTCAGACAGCAACGAAGCT GGCTTGGAGTTGGATGGCATGAAGAAGCGCTTGAAGGAAATGGAAGACGAAGCTTCTGCTTTGCGGGAGATGCAGGCCAAGGTCGAGAAGGAAATGGGATCTGTTCAAG CTCCTGCTCCTGCTGCTTCGAGTCAGAACAATAAAGAGGAAGTAGATTCTCGATCAGTCTTTGTCGGCAAT GTGGACTATTCATGTACTCCAGAAGAAGTGCAGCAGCATTTCCAGTCATGTGGAACCGTAAACCGAGTCACCATCCGAACTGATAAGTTTGGCCAACCAAAGGGCTATGCTTACATAGAGTTTCTTGAAGTGCAGGCTGTTCAAGAAGCTCTGTTGCTGAATGAATCTGAACTACACGGGCGTCAATTGAAG GTTACTGCTAAGAGGACCAACATACCAGGGATGAAGCAATATCGTCCTCGCCGGCCTAATCCTTACCAGGGGTTTCGAGGCAGAGCCCCGTATGCACCTCCTTTTGCTTATGCTCCTTTTGGATATGG AAAAGTTCCAAGGTTTAGAATGGGGATGCGCTATAGCCCCTACTATTGA
- the LOC137811867 gene encoding polyadenylate-binding protein 2-like isoform X2 → MGVLYCMVDYSCTPEEVQQHFQSCGTVNRVTIRTDKFGQPKGYAYIEFLEVQAVQEALLLNESELHGRQLKVTAKRTNIPGMKQYRPRRPNPYQGFRGRAPYAPPFAYAPFGYGKVPRFRMGMRYSPYY, encoded by the exons ATGGGTGTATTATATTGCATG GTGGACTATTCATGTACTCCAGAAGAAGTGCAGCAGCATTTCCAGTCATGTGGAACCGTAAACCGAGTCACCATCCGAACTGATAAGTTTGGCCAACCAAAGGGCTATGCTTACATAGAGTTTCTTGAAGTGCAGGCTGTTCAAGAAGCTCTGTTGCTGAATGAATCTGAACTACACGGGCGTCAATTGAAG GTTACTGCTAAGAGGACCAACATACCAGGGATGAAGCAATATCGTCCTCGCCGGCCTAATCCTTACCAGGGGTTTCGAGGCAGAGCCCCGTATGCACCTCCTTTTGCTTATGCTCCTTTTGGATATGG AAAAGTTCCAAGGTTTAGAATGGGGATGCGCTATAGCCCCTACTATTGA